One Coleofasciculus sp. FACHB-T130 genomic window, ATCTCAGAGATGGACTGAAGGCGCTGCAATCCTCCGAGATTCAAATGCAGATGAATACAGGGAATAGTCCGGTGATTCTGACACCGCTTGGAGGTCTAAAAATGACTTACTTAGTGATGCCGGTGCAGATTCGCGCTTAACGAATTGTTAAGAGATAGCGACCTCGACCGCGCGGATTTGAGGCGGTGGCGATCGCTCGATAAACGCCTGTTCGGGGTAAAGTCACACTCATCTGAGAATTGGGATTGCTGCGGCTGATGTTATCGTTCTCAGCAATCTTCCGACCATTTTGATCGACCAAAATCAGATAGGTATCAAAATCAGGACTGGCAAGTGCGATCGTCAGAGGCTGACCGGCACGACCTTGAAAGGAATATTCCTGAAACAAACTGCCATCAGAAAGCACCTTGGCACCCCGACCCAGAATACCCGCTTGCCGCATCAGCAAACGACTTTGGGAAGTTTGATAGCGCTCGCCTCCGGCAGTCGCCACTGCTCGAAGACGGTAAGCACCCGCTTGTCTTCCCTCAGAGGAATTGGCAATAATTAGATAAGTGCCACTTGCAGGCAGTGTCGCCACAAGGCTAGCGTTTCCCCTACCGCCCCTATCATCGTCTTGGGCAACTTCATTGCCATTGGGCCCAAGTAGAATTAAGTAGGAATCAATCTGCTGACTCGCCATATCAATTCTGACTTGCTGACCGGCTCTCCCCTGAAAGGTGTAAAGGTCAAAATAGCTATTATCCGCACGGAGAACATTATCACCACTACCAAGAGTGGCGTTAATCACCGTACCATTCAAAGCAATGGGCTGAGGCGGTTGTCTTCCAGAAGTGGGTTGTTGCCGTTGAGCAGTGGTAGGGGCGCGTCCTTGGCGCACAGCGGTCAAGAACGGCTGTACCCGGTCTACAGAAATCGCAAATCCAATGCCAATGTTTCCCGCAGTCTGACCGCTGGTAAAAATAGCAGTATTGACGCCAATCAATTCTCCTTGGCTATTGAGAAGAGGACCACCGGAATTGCCTGGGTTGATGGCTGCATCGGTTTGGATTAAACCGCGCTGTTGGTCAATCCGGCTAACAATACCAACGGTGAAGGTTCCTTGAAATCGACCAAAAGGATTCCCAATCGCAAACGCCCGCTGACCGACTTGTACAGAGTTCAGAGGAGC contains:
- a CDS encoding trypsin-like peptidase domain-containing protein, with amino-acid sequence MSTKVLRIATSGIIAAAAAIGANAIDAIVPFNWQQSNIAVAQDAEEQTNIQVYRRASPGVVSIQAGDGSGSGSIISRDGLVLTNAHVVANGRQTVTVILSDGRRLPADIIAFANNSLDLAVLKIRGQNNLPTVAIAPLNSVQVGQRAFAIGNPFGRFQGTFTVGIVSRIDQQRGLIQTDAAINPGNSGGPLLNSQGELIGVNTAIFTSGQTAGNIGIGFAISVDRVQPFLTAVRQGRAPTTAQRQQPTSGRQPPQPIALNGTVINATLGSGDNVLRADNSYFDLYTFQGRAGQQVRIDMASQQIDSYLILLGPNGNEVAQDDDRGGRGNASLVATLPASGTYLIIANSSEGRQAGAYRLRAVATAGGERYQTSQSRLLMRQAGILGRGAKVLSDGSLFQEYSFQGRAGQPLTIALASPDFDTYLILVDQNGRKIAENDNISRSNPNSQMSVTLPRTGVYRAIATASNPRGRGRYLLTIR